TAAAGTATAACTTATGTGCAAGAGAGCGTTGATCAAATAAAACGCCGTTGTAATCGTCTAAGTGAATGTAGCAGAATAGTAAGTGGAGGAATCGTAGCGGTAACTGTGCAGAACATAGCGGGGACATGTGTAATGGCAAAcagaaggaaaataaattgacctTTGTATCTAGTGtggtatttaaaaatataagGACGCATTTGCTACAGCGTTTAATATTGTCCGTAGGGCAATCTCTTGAGAAAGGCAAACGAATTTTACCCCACAGAGGACCGATTCGAGCAATGCGTGCAACCGAGCAACGAGCAACCGGCAATTGTGTTTAAACGCTTTTATTCAAAAGCCATCTTCCTATGCTTCTGTACATTGTAAGGGGTTAAGGTAGAGTTAGCGAGAAGAAACGCATACAGCGACGGCTAATCCGTGTACACGTAAGTATGATGTTCGTAAAAGTTCCTTAAAAACTTCCCAATCCAAGCGGCTTTCGTCCAGGCCACTGTTCCTTGGcgtacttcttcttcttcggttccTCAGACGTCTCGTTCGGTTTGTCGCCCAGATTGACTGCAGAAAAAGTGGACAAACGGGGCGGTTAAGAGCGGAAATGAATCTGTTTGCAGTGACTAACTTACCGTTGCTATTCAAACCACCGCCAGGCGCAGAGGAGTGTCCGGCTGTAGCGAAAACgttgacgacggcggcagttTCACGGGGTGCTGCCGGGGTCGGGTTCACATCTGGCGCCGGATTGGGAAGCAGTATGCCCAGCTTCGTGGTCATACCACTCACCAGTGTGTCCATGTCGAAGCTTCGCCCATCGTGGCCGGCAACGGACGACGATGCTCCATCGGACGGATCGATGCCGTGGTAGAGACTCTGCGACTGATGGCTCTGCCCCGGCTGAATGGGATGATGCGGATGGAGGGGGAAGCCCGCCGGCTTGATACTGCAGGGGGGAGAAGTAATAATGCCCATACTGTTTTGTCCCTCCattttcgctcgtttcgccGACACCGGTACCACGGTTGACTGGATTAGATTGCGGAAGCGTCCAATCGATGGGTCGATGTCTTCGGGATTGATAATAATTTCATCCTCGTTGAAGGCCACTCCTTTCCGCTTacgttttttgttcttcttatAAGAACCACCGCTGACCACGCCCGCACTACCGGGGCCACCAGCACCTCCGCTTGTGCCACTGTCATCAGAAATTCCCAACATGGATATGCGTCTGTTGTGCGCCGTGTTGTACTCGGTGAGATTCTGCAAGAAACGCAATCAACTATCACTATCCGTGAAATCGATGTGTTCGACTTCGTGGCCACCTACATCCAGCTCGGTTTGGCTTTCCGGTAGTCCCAGAAATGTACCGTCACTGGTGTCCATCATGGGAATATCTTCCATGATGTTTGTTCGCGACCCCACAGTGGGTCTTTCGCGGAGAATGTAATGGCGTGTGGAAGCACCGAAACTAAACTGACTGTTAATCTGCAACTGCGTAGGTTTGTGGCCCTCCAGCCGAACTGATCCAATGAACGTTCCGTGTGCTGCaaacaaaggcaaaaaaaCGATTGAAAAGCGCCGATTTGGCAAACGAGGATGCGGACGTCCACTTACTGCTGCCCAAATCTACTAAATAAGCAATGTGAAGATGTTTGTGGTAGACGAATGCAGCATGTACACGGGAGCATGAAGCGTGATCAATGCAGAAATCGTTCATCTGAGGATTGCGCCCGAATAGATAGCACCGTTTTTCATCGATCATCAGCTTCTGAATCAACTTGTCCTCCTTCATCACATCCAGATGAAGACCAGTGGGAGGCTTGCCGGCCCTGAAAAGTAGTGTTGCGCTATCGTTATCGGCCAGTCTGTGTTTTGGATGCAGTGTTCCGATGCCTACCACGAAGGAATTTCATAGTGATTGGACATTTCACACTTGGCCTTTTTCGAGCTCCCGCGCGTGGGTTGTTAAAAATGCTcaaccaacaaacacacggcaTCCATTTCACCGAAAACCCAAAGTTACGGAAAGATATTTGgtatttttccaacaaaagcTTTTCGCGGATGTCGGTTTTTGACGTTTCGGCTTTAGCCCGAAATGTCACAATGATCTTCAATAAACTGCAGGAATGCCCAAAACCTTTGGTTTCAAAACACAATCCCAAGTTATTTATACTTTCCTTTATCCTTATCCTTATCCTTTATACTTATCCTTTTGTCGCTCATAGTGAATTGAAGGGTCGAATCTTGACTTTTTCAATCGAATCCTCCGAGGAAATTTACGTTGTTGAAGTCCGTTTCGAACTCAAACTCTTGATCCGGTGTGGTTATAAACCGCACTTTGTCACTTTGTCAGcgcagagaaacgagagagagagagaggtttgGGAACCTGAACGAGAAaaacagagcccgggaacgccaAAACGCTAAAAGTGTAATTTGAATGTGGCAACACACGGTAAAATGTGTGTTCTATTAAATTCGGACTGATTCGCGTTTCGGAATGAAAATTACCGTCGTGGTGAAGTTTGTGAgtgcattttgtttgataGATCAATCTTTTCGCTTCCGGGATGTTTGTTCGTAGGTACGAATGCCGAATGCCAACGTGACCCCTTCTGGCGGAAGGCAGGTTCCCTTTCGGGATTTAGCTAGCCCACTTGGCTaaacgacgatggtggccataTCGTCGAAGTGTGCGTGCGCCGAAGAAAGCCCGTCTGCCGCCGAGAGAAACGCAATCTGCCTGCGGCCGATTATAGAacacggaaaaaagaaagcaccTTTTCGTCGTCGGCCATCAGAGTAGGTTCCGTGGATAGTGTTGATAGGGCATTTCTACCACGTCGACTATGACGGATAGTTCGCTTGGATGCCAATTTCCAAAGTCACAGGACGAGTGCGAAAACAATATTCTGTGTTGCGGCAGTGCGTTGGGGGAAACGAAATCGCCAGATCATTGTTGCGGGGGCAGTAAAATCCCGAAGCGAGCGCCGAGCGAAAGTGGTAccggttttgtgtgtttcatgTGTCGTGGTGGAGGAGATTGGTGTCAGGAATTGGTCTCTGGGACTGGTCTCTTCACCGACGAGTTCGCGTCACATTTGCATGCCGTAGCCACACTCTAGGGGTagcaggctgctgctgcggggcACTGAGTGATGGAAAAGCCAAATCCGGAATCTAACATCTcgagcagccgccgccgccgccgccgccgccgactcgCGTCACCGGGTTCgatgggatggaaaattgctCATGAATGAAAAGTGTTTGTAGAAAAACGGGGGCCACtagcgagagtgagagtgaaGAATAGTTTTCAGTCGGAGACGAGAAATCTCACCTACGGGATCCTGCCTTATTTATCCCACAATCGGTGCGACTGTGAACtggtgtgtttctgtgtgcgtACTCTGTCCGATTACTGGGATCCCGTCGCGTCGCATCGCGTAGtttatttcgttgttttgGCTCGCCTATTCAGTGCACGATCAAGTTGTGCGTTCCAAGCAGGCTGGGCAGTAAAATGTGGTAGTGCAAATCAGCAGGTTACGTCCGTCCGCTCGGGGGTTCCgcatggtgtttgttttgctcgaaGGAAGCGCGTCGTGCGTTACTCAAGTGTTCCACggtttatttccatttttcagtGTCAAAATCATCCCCGAGACCAGTGACGTGCGTGAACTTGTGGGTGCGTGAAACAATCCACCGCATCGGAAAGGGAACCTGCTCCGATTCCTTCAAGTGGCCACGTGAATCGTCGCATTCGGAGAGTGTGAGTGGAGATGTTATGAAATAGGTCTACTTTTCGCCAGCAACGACTTGTCTTAAGccgaacaaccgaaccgcGTCGTGAGCCAAAGCACCATCATTGGCCATTCAAAACCGCGAGCAACATTTGCGtatccgtgccgtgccgggagCCGCCGTCCGTGAGCTCCGCTGGAAGAGAATAAGGAATAAGGGTTGAGAAGACTATTACAATAGCACCAACACAGAGACACCCATAAAAGGTGAGCTAAATGGTAAAACGTGACCAACGGGTACCGAGAGGAGCCAGAGGGCGAAGCGAAGTGATGGGTTTTACTTTCGGCAAGTTAGAGCGACCGTACTTTATCTTCCTCTCGTGAGGCACTTTTCCGAACACGATATTGGTGGGGCcgcaaagaaaacagaaacgcgCATGAATTCCTGCTGCATGTATACACACTTGACCAGCTTGACCTTTGTATGTGTAGTCCGACCGTCGACTGCCAATGTCATTCATTATTATCGCTCACTACTGTTTCTTTTACTATCTATCCACTATCTCCTGAGTGCCCTAGCATCTGATGGCGTTTTTATCAATGTCGCAATCGAATTGGAGTTTCGATTGGCACTGATTTTGGGCAGGAACCTAAACAGACGTCGTTAATGACTCTCGCTTAGAGTAGAATCGATTGGCTCAAGGGCTGTGCTAGATTCCGACTCCATTGTACGAAATCTGCCGTTGCGCAAGAGGCGGTACCTTAGAGTGTACTCCCCCAGCATTACGTATTCACACCGGCAAATGGTTCGATTGCGTGCGTAGTTTCGTTGGTCAACGTGGCGAAGAGGCCACCATAAAGGTACGGGTTGAAGTCatctattatttattaactCCTGGCCGCCGCCAAACGTATAAATTAGCTGCTGTGAAACACCGTCAGGACACAGACAGGCTAGTACACGAACTGGCCAACAGTAGAACCAAAGTCCACTCTCTGCGGCTACGAGATTCTGTGGCTGTGGCAAACACAATGTGCATTAACCGTGCAGCTTTTGTCCGCCATTCGCGTTCTGCGCGGTTCGTGTGTTGCGCCTATTGTGCATCACCGTGCGGACCCCGCCTGTGAATTGTTTTAATTCTGCGCCATTGTGTGGCCCGCGTTTTCTAACCGAACCTTGGTGTGAAGCATTTATTCATCCGCCGTGCGGTCCGCGAGATTTgagcaaacataaaatacaatttttgtcGGTTGGCCAAGAATTGGCATTGTTTGCGTCAGGGACGATTAGATTGTCTTCAAGTGCGTTGACGATCGCCAATCGACAATGATCGTCATCACTGTCCATTCCGTGGCCATCGTGGTGCTTCACTCACACCAAGCGGGttcgttgaaaaaaaaacgattcaaaTCATAGTCGTCCCACgcaaatttgatgaaattgatCTCGTTTGGCATCATGGGATCCGCCGTGTACCGCCGGGCACGCGGCCACCGCTCTCGGGCGGGCGCCTGCGACTAGTTTGTCGTGTCGCCTTTTATGTCGAGTCGACCGTGAGTCGAAGCGTgaattcaaacaaaaccaaacaccacTC
The nucleotide sequence above comes from Anopheles bellator chromosome 1, idAnoBellAS_SP24_06.2, whole genome shotgun sequence. Encoded proteins:
- the LOC131206554 gene encoding nuclear inhibitor of protein phosphatase 1, whose product is MSNHYEIPSWAGKPPTGLHLDVMKEDKLIQKLMIDEKRCYLFGRNPQMNDFCIDHASCSRVHAAFVYHKHLHIAYLVDLGSTHGTFIGSVRLEGHKPTQLQINSQFSFGASTRHYILRERPTVGSRTNIMEDIPMMDTSDGTFLGLPESQTELDNLTEYNTAHNRRISMLGISDDSGTSGGAGGPGSAGVVSGGSYKKNKKRKRKGVAFNEDEIIINPEDIDPSIGRFRNLIQSTVVPVSAKRAKMEGQNSMGIITSPPCSIKPAGFPLHPHHPIQPGQSHQSQSLYHGIDPSDGASSSVAGHDGRSFDMDTLVSGMTTKLGILLPNPAPDVNPTPAAPRETAAVVNVFATAGHSSAPGGGLNSNVNLGDKPNETSEEPKKKKYAKEQWPGRKPLGLGSF